Part of the Thermococcus barossii genome is shown below.
CGCTCCTGCGGAAGTTCGGGTAGGTTTGCGAGTATCTCCTCCTTTATCTCGTCCGTTATCAGTATCGGCGGTATATCCGTCTCAGGATACATCCTGGCCTTACCTGGTAGCGGGCGCATGTACTGGGTGTTGCCGTCCGGCAGGGCCCTCCTCGTCTCCTCGGGGACGCCCTCAATGGCCTCCCTGGCGCGCTGGAGAACCTCGCGCAGGGCCTTCTTGGCCGTATCTTCCTCTGCAGCAACGAGAACGAACGCGTCTTCCTCGCCGAGGCCAAGTTTTTCAACAACTGCATTAACCTCTAATTCTGTAATTCCATAGTTCGGTAATTCGTCAATGTGGAAGATGCCCCTGACGTACTTCTTGGCCCTGTCGGCCATCTCGGTGCCGAGCCTTCTTCCCGGCTGTATTTCCCTTCCAATGAGCCCGCGGAACTTCGGAAGCTTAACCGCTAGGACTTTGCCCCCCTTCTTTATCGCCCTTGCTATTATCTTCGAACTGGTGTTCTGGAAAATCTCTGTAACGTCGTGGAACTCCTCCTTGATGTCCTCCGGCTTTGCTCCCCTCTCGCGAAGCTCGTCCCTGATTTTGAGCAGGCTGAGCTGCCTCTCTATCTCGCGCTCGATAATGACCGGTATCATGTCCAGCTCCTGAACACCCTTAATCTCGACCCTGGCTCCACCCTTGATGGAGACGTTGAGATCCTGCCTTATCGTCCCGAGGCCGCGCTTCACCCTCCTCGTTGCCCTGAGCGCGTCGCCTATGTACTTGGCCACGACCTTCGCCTGCTCGGGGTGGTGTATGTCGGGCGTTGTTGCTATCTCGACGAGCGGTATTCCGAGACGGTCGAGGCGGTAGATTACCTCCTTGTCCTTACGCTCGACTATCCTGCAGGCGTCCTCCTCAAGGCATATCGTTGGAATGCCAACGCTCCCCCACGGCGTATCGACCCTTCCGTTCATGGCTATTATCGCGGTCCTCTGGAAGCCGGAGACGTTGGAGCCGTCTATGACTATCTTGCGCATGAAGTGAACCTCATCAACGGGAGTGGCATTTAGGAGGTAACTTATCTGGAGGGAGACCTTGAGTGCCTCCTCGTCGGGCATATGGGGCGGTTCTTCGTCCATGTAGACGAGGTCGGTGAGTTCGTAGTTGCCCTCGTAGATGTACGTTCTCCCCTTCTTGAACTCTTCAAGTGCCGCAGGGTCTATCTCGCCCAGCTCGCTTATCGTGGGCCTGAGCCTCCGCCTGAAAGTGAAGTCAACCTCGTCGCTGAACTCGCTCGGTACGGGTGAGAACAGTTTCTTGGTGTCGAGCTGCCTGTGTATCTCGAGACCGACCTTGAGGCCGAGTTCCTGATAGTTGAACCTGTCCGCCATCGTCATCACCTCAGGAAGGTATCGAACCTCGTGTAGGGGGTTATCTCGCCGGCGTAGTTCGTCAGCATCATCTCGCGCACTTCCCTGGGGTCGTCGGTGTGGCCGAGGACCCACATCAGCTTGACGTAGGCCGTCTCAGGTAGCATGTCCTCGCACGGAATGACTCCAGCCTTGAGAAGCCTCCTTCCGGTGGAATAGACGTTCAGGTTCACCCTGCCGTAGAGACACTGGCTCGTCATGCAGACGGCGATGCCTTCCTCAGTGGCGCGCCTTATGGACTCTATGAGGTACGTCGGCACGTGTCCGAGGCCAGTCCCCTCAATGACGAGTCCTTTGTATCCCCTGTCAACGAAGAAGTCTATAACCTCTGGCTGGATTCCCGGGAACGCTTTGACGAGGGCCACGCGTTCCTCCATTTCGTCGTCCACCCAGACCTCACTCTCGGTTCTCTTCCTGTAGTCTTTTCTGAGGAACTCGATCCTGCCATCCGGCCATATCCTTGCGAGCGGGATATCGTTTATGCTCCTGAAGGCGTCCCTCCTGCTCGTGTGCATCTTCCTTGCTTTGGTTCCGCGGTGGGCGAGGCAGTAGGTGTCACCCGTCTCACCGTGCATGACGATGGCGACCTCACCGAAGTCTGCGGTGGCCATTCTGACCGAGCATATGAGGTTCATCGCCGCGTCGCTGCTTGGCCTGTCGGAGCTCCTCTGGGAACCGACGAGGATGACAGGCTTTCCGAGGTCACGGAGCATGAAGCTGAGCGCCGAAGCGGTGTATGCCATCGTGTCGGTTCCGTGGGCTATCACAACGCCGTCTTCACCGTTGTTCAGCATCCGGGCAACCTCGTGGGCTATTCTAATCCAGTACTCCGGGCGCATGTCCTCGCTCATTATGTTGAAGAGAAGCTTCGGTGTTATGTTGGCTATGTCAAATATCTCGGGGACGGCCTTGGCGAGCTCCTCGGCGGTGAAGGCCGCGTGAACGGCGCCGGTTTTGTAGTCAATCCTGCTGGCTATTGTTCCGCCGGTTCCTATTATTGCGACGCTTGGAAGGCCCGGTTTCTTGGGGAATACCTCCTCAAACTTCAGCTCTTCCCTTGGGGCGACTTTCTCGATGATTTCAACCGACACTATCTGGTCAACCAGTATTCCGATGTTGTACCCGTTGTCGAGCTTCAGCGTGAGGGTTTCGCCGCTGGAGAGCTCGTAGGGGTTCATGACGATGCCCTCATAGACGCTCGTGTTTCCGTTTTCCTTTTCAATTATCCGAACGTAATCTCCGACTTCCAGGTTTTTATCCCTCATAAACCTCTCAACTTTGCGCATACCTCTCCCTCCGGGGGATAGTGGGTTCAATCCAATATAAACCTTCGGGCTGGACGGATGACAAAAATCGGCTGTAATTACCGACAAATTCTGTCAGAGTGACAACTACCTGGCTTCAATCTTAAACCTTGGCTCCTCTATCCACTCGGATTTGCACCTGGGACAGCGCGAGGGAACGTGGATTTCCGGCCTGAAGACGAAGCCGCACTTCCTGCACTCGGCGGGTTTTATGAGGAGCACTTTTCCCTCCCGCTTGAGCGTCTTTTGGATGGCCTTCAGATCCTCGATGATGACCTTCCTTGCACCCTTGCCCCTGAGCTCCAGTGCCAGGGCAAGCTCACCCGGCGAGTAGTCCCGCTCCTCCAAAAGCTTTATTATGCGCTGCCTACGAGTCATCATCGCCTGAGGCTTTGCGTGGCGGGATATAAACCTTAGGGTGGGAGCATGATAATCGAGAGGGCGGAGAGGGTTCTGGAGTCCCGGAGGTTATGCGATCACTGCCTTGGGAGGCTCTTCGCGAAGCTCGGAAAGGGCACCAACGAGGAGAGGGGAAGGGCGATAAGGTTCGTTCTCAACATGGAGCGTTCCAGGCGGGGCCTTCCACCGCTTGATGAACCCGAAACGTGCGAGCTGTGCGGCAACGTCTTTGAGAGGATTCCCGGGCTAATCGGGAACATGAAAACGGCCGCTGAAGGCATTGAGTTTGAGACGTTCCTCGTGGGTTCGCGCTTTCCCAGGGAGGTGCGTGAAAGGGAGGAGGTCCTCTGGGAGGAATTTGGAATTGAAACTGCCGAGCCCATCAACAGGGAGTTCAACCGCGAACTTGGAAAGGCCTTTGGCATGGCAACCGGAAAGGACACCGCCAAGAATCCCGACGTGGTTTTTATCGTCGAGCCCTATTCCGGCAGGGTGGAGCTTCAGATAAACCCGCTCTACATCTACGGCCGTTACAGGAAGCTTGTGAGGGGAATTCCCCAGACACCGCTCCCGGACTTTGAGGACAGCGTTGCGTCGATAATCTGCCGCCCGTTTTCGAGGACATCCGGCGGAAAGTGCGTTTTCAAAGGAGCCGGCAGGGAGGACGTTGACGTCCGCATGCTGGGCAACGGCAGGCCATTTATCGTGGAAATAAAGCGGCCGAAAAAGCGCAGGCTCAACCTTGACGCTATAGCCGCTGAGATAAACGAAAGCGGGAAGGTTGAGGTGCTTGACCTGCGCTTCGTTTCACCGAAGGAAGCGGAGCAGGTACTCACTCAAAATCACCGTAAAGAATATCTGGCCCTCGTCCGTGTCGACGATGGGGTAACTCCTGAAGAGGCAAAGTATGTCGCGGAAAGGCTCGCGGGGCTTGAAATCCATCAGAGGACTCCCTGGCGCGTAAGGAATGCAAGGGCAGACAGGGTCAGGGTCAGAAAGGTTCATGAGGCAGAGGCGAGGTGGCTCGATGAAAAGCACTTCGAGCTCCGTCTCGTCACAGATGGAGGCCTTTACATCAAGGAGCTGGTTTCAGGTGATAGAGGGCGCACGAGGCCCTCTGTGAGTGACCTGCTCGGAAAACCCGCCTGGTGTGAGAGACTCGATGTGCTGAACATCTTTGATGACTGAAAACTTTATAAACGGTTCTCGCCGATTGGATAGCGAAGCCATAACAGGCTTAGTCCATATGCCGAAAAGGCCGGAACTTCCTGAAAACCGGATACGCCTTTGCGTCCGTTGCGTGATGGATAAAAATCCGTGAGGTGATAGGAATGGTCAAAAAGGCCCACAGCTTTAGGAGGAAGACCCGCGGGAAGCTCAGCAAGAGCCCCAGGAGAAGGGGGCTTCCGCCTCTCACGAGGTTCCTTCAGGAGTTTGAGACCGGGCAGAAGGTCCACATAGTTATCGAGCCGAGCTACCACAGGGGCATGCCCGACCCGAGGTTCCACGGAAGAACCGGAACAGTCGTTGGAAAGCGCGGCGATGCCTACGTCGTCCAGATTAAGGACGGCGGGAAGGTTAAGACCTTCTTCATCCACCCGGTTCACCTCAGGGCCCAGAAGGGATGAGCATGATAGGGAGAAAGAAGCTCGAGGAGCGGTACCTCACGATAGCCGAAACCAAGGAGCTCCTCGAGAGGCGCAAGGCAGAGGGGATGGAGGACAACCCGGAGGAGCCGATGTTCTACGAGGCCAGGGTTAGCCTCGAACATGCCGAGCGCTTTGCGAAACTCAAGCCCGAGCAGGCGGTTGAGCTGAAGGAAAAGCTTATGGAGCTCTTTGATTGGATAGACGAAAGGCTCGCCGCGAAGCTCGTTGACCTGATGCCCGAGGATTACTTTGATATACGGGTAATCTTCAGCAAGGAGGACTACATGCCCACCAAAGAGGAGGCCGAGGAGATAGTAAGGCTCCTCGACGACTACAGGGAGTGACCTCTTCTTTTCCTTTTCCTAGACAAAGTATAAAAACTCCGGGAGGGTATAACTTCTGGGGGAGAGACAATGGATAGGTACCGGAGACATTCTTACAGGGAAAGCCTCGAAAAGAAGAGGCGGAACGTTGAGTATGAGGAATACGCCTATGTGCTGGACTATCTTCCCGAGGGCTACACCGATTTGAGGACGGGTAGGCGAACCGGGAAGCCCGTGGCGCAGGTTATAGGTGAAAAGGCATTCACGCTCCTTGAGGTCGCCCCCAAGGAAGACCTCATGCTATACGAGAGGGTTTTCATAGGCAAGGGACAGAGGGACAAGATACTCATGATAAATAAGAAGATTCACTACGATGAGCTAACGGCCACTGCCAAGGCCGAGCTTCCCTACGTTGTGGAGGAGATAGTCAAGAACAACGAGGAGCGCTTCGTGCAGTTCTTCAACATGGCCCCTCCGATAACCAACAGGCTCCACAGCCTGGAGCTCCTGCCGGGAATAGGTAAGAAGCACATGTGGGAGATACTGGACGAGCGCAAGAAGGAGCCCTTCAAAAGCTTCGATGACCTCCGCCACCGCGTCAAGGGTCTCCCCGATCCGGCGAAGATGATAGCCAAGCGCGTCGTTGATGAGCTTGAGGGCAAGGACCGCTACAGGCTCTTCGTTGGCTCCAGGAGGATATTCCGCGTATGAGGGAGCGTCTCTTTTCTATCATTTCCAAATACGGCCTCAAGGCAAATTCTGACCTGGGACAGAACTTTCTGATAGTGCCTGATATAATAGAGAGGAACGTCGAAAGGGCGGAGCTGGATGAAAAAGACGTCGTCCTTGAGGTCGGACCCGGCCTCGGCGTTCTGACGGACGCATTGAGCAGGAGTGCCGGGAAGGTGTACGCCATCGAGAAGGACAGGCGCCTCGTCGAGATACTTAGGAGGGAGTACGACTGGCCCAACGTTGAGATAATCGAGGGCGATGCCCTCAGGGTCGAATTCCCCGAGTTCAACAAGATAGTCTCCAACCTCCCGTATCAGATCTCATCCCCCATAACCTTCCGCTTTTTGAGGTATGAGTTTGAGAAAGCCGTTCTAATCTACCAGCTGGAGTTCGCCCAGAGGATGGTGGCAAAGCCGGGGGATAGAAACTACTCCCGTCTCTCCCTGATGGTTCAGGCTAAGGCCTACGCCGAACTCGTGGAGCGCATCGGCAGGGGAGCCTTCTGGCCGAGGCCGAAGGTTGACTCGGCCGTCGTGGTACTCGAACCCAAGCCGAGGGGGGAGAGAATAGAGCTCGACGAAAACCTCGTGAGAGCGCTCTTCCAGCACAGGAGGAGTACAGTTCTGGCGGCCCTGAGGAAGTCCCACCACATGCTCGGTCTTGACAGGGAGGGATTCAAGAGAGTTAGAAAGAGCCTCTCCGATATGCCTCACGCCGAGAAAAGGGTCTTTCAGCTCACCCCTGTGGAAGTGAAGGACATCGAGGAGTTCCTCGTTGCTGAGGGTATTCTGGACTGATCACTCCCCTCGCTCACTTCCAAACAGGGAAACGTACAGGTTCCTTAATTTCTGGTAGTGGCCGTTTTCTATGTTGGCCAGCCATATCAAGGTTGCCTTGGAGTTTTCATCCTCGGTTCTCTCGGCCAGATACTTGTAAACGTCGTGGGCAGCTTCTCGGTTCCCATCAGGTACTCGAGGATATCCTTGAGGTGCCCGTGGTAGACCATGTCCCTTAATCTTTCCTCGGAGAGCTCCACCTCCAGGGCGGGTAGGGTGACCTCCGGTGGACTCTCGTTTGGAAACATTTCTTTGAACATCCTAAGCAGGGCTTCGGCATGTCCCAGGCTCTCCTTATAGAGCTGGAAGAACAGCTTGGATACGCGCTCGTCCCAGTTCACATCCTTGCTGAGCTGGTGGAGTTTGTGGTACATCTCAGCCTCTTTAACTTCTTGATCCATCCAATAGGCCAGTAGTTCCTTGTGGTTCAGTTTGGAGATGGCCTCCAGTATCTCCCTAAATCTGGCCCTTTCCTCTTCTGTCTTGTACCGTGATGCCTTCATATTATCCCCAGCTATGGTACGGGGTTCTTGTGTTTATACTTTTCGCCTCCGATTGATTTTTAAAAGACCCCCACGAACTCCAGACCATGATAATCGCCATCATTGACGGCTATACCGATGAACCCGCCGGGCTGGGTGTTCCGCCCTATCTGGGGATATACCCCCGCTACGCCTACGGGGCCATAAAGAAGGCGAGGAAAGACACCGCGGTTTTCTACCTGACCATAGACGACCTCCGGGCCACTTTTGATGGTGAGAGGGGGATAGCCACCAAGAACAAAACTCCCAACTTCCCGAAAACCCGGGAAATACTCAAGAAGGCGGACGTTATCGTCTACATCGGCGGTCTTCATACGCCGGGCAAGTATCTCTCGGCGGTGCCCTCCCAGGTGGAGGAAGTGGCCAGGTTCCTGAAGCCCCTTAATGGAATCAAAATCCTTGGAGGTCCGGCCTTCATGGGGTCGGCCCATGCGGGGGGCACAAAGATAAGCTCCCGCGAGCTGATGATGGCGGAGGCGGTTTTTGACCACATAGTTTACGGTGACCTTGAGGCGTTTCTCCACGATTTCCTGATAAGTCCCAGGGATGCCGACCCTTTCCGCTTCAGAACCTATGATGAGCTAAGGGATTACTCCCTCCTCGGGGCGGAAGTGGTAAGGCAGTTCCCCGATTATCCGGATTTCGTTATAGTTGAGATTGAGACCCAGAGGGGCTGTCCAAAGGCCATGGGGATTGGGGGTTGCTCCTTCTGCACCGAGCCCGTGCGCTATAAGGTTGTGGAAAACCGGCCTGTGGAAGACATAATCCGGGAAGTTGAGGTGCTCTACAGGCTCGGCGTCAGGCACTTTCGCGTTGGAAGGCAGAGCTGTATCTTCTCCTACATGGCAGAACCGAACGCTCGCGTTCCCGTTCCAAATCCGGAGGCGATAGAGAAGCTCTTCGTCGGAATTCGGTCGGTCGCGCCCGACGTGAAGACGCTTCACGTTGATAACGCCAACCCCGCGGTAATCGCCAACTATCCGGAGGAAAGCATCAGAATCGCGAAGGCACTCATAAAATACGGGACCTCCGGAAACGTCGTGGCCTTTGGGCTTGAAAGTGCCGACCCCAAAGTTGCCAAGCTGAACAATCTGAACGCGACTGCGGAGGAAACCTACGAAGCCGTCAGGCTCTTGAACGAGGTTGGGGGAAAGCGGGGCCCAAACGGCATGCCCTGGCTTCTCCCGGGAATCAACATCATCTTTGGCCTGCCCGGGGAGACCAAAAAGAGCTACGAACTCACGTTCCAGTTCCTTAAGCGGCTTCTCGACGATGGGCTAATGGTTCGCAGGATAAACATCCGTCAGGTTGTCGTGTTCCCCGGAACGCCTCTTTGGCGCATGAGGGACCGGGTCAAGACCGAGAAGCACAAGAGGCTCATCCAGCATTACAAGTACAAGATACGGCACGAGATTGACCTTCCAATGCTGAAGCGTCTCGTCCCAGTGGGAACTGTTCTCAGGGACGTTCGTGCCGAGGTCTTTGAGAACGGCCTCACCTATGGGAGGCAGATAGGCAGCTATCCCCTCATCGTGGGGATTCCAAAGGAGGTCAAACTTAACAGGTTCTACAGCGTCCTCATCGTCGGGCATGGCTTTAGGAGCATTACGGGCGTTCCGGTTCCGATAAACGTGAACACCGAGACGCCCAGGGTTCTTCAGCATCTGCCGGGGATTGGGAGGAAGAACGTTGTGAGAATTCTGGCAAAGCGTCCATTCAGGGATGAGAAAGAGTTCTTCCTGACGGTTGGAGAGGATAAAAGGAAAATTCTGGATGGGCTTATCACCGTGTAGCCGTGCTGTTCTCCGGCCAGGAGAACCCTATGATGTTCTCTATGAGCACAATCTCTGCTCTCAGAGTCTCGTCGGTGGTTCCCTCTATTACCAGAGTGCCCTTACGGGGGGCAAATATTCTGTTCTCCGTTGCCCCCTCAGCTGGTCCCAAGAGGATTATGGCCAGATGATTCTCGTTTCCAAGCTTACCGCGTCCTATGTCAACCTTTGTCCAGAAGTTCAGATAGACCTTCCTGTACCTGAGCCACGTCTGGTTGAATGCATACTGCTTGGCGGTGGCGTTATCGTAACCCATCTGGAGCCCCTTTATGTAATAGTTGGTCGTGAATATGTTGGACACAACGCCCGATATCTCCGAGACGGCCAGCGTCCGATACTTGCAGTCTCCAACGTACAGCTGGGGTGCATCCTTGCAGTTGGTGACCGAGGGATCGCCCATCACTATGGTGAAGTACTCGTAGAAGCTCCTTATCGTTAGGTTTAGATCAACCTCTGGGCTTCCCGTTATGTAGCTGTCTATCGTGATGTTAAAGAGCTTTGAGCCGGAGGGAGGCCTTGTACCCTCTTCAATCAGCTCTTGGTATTGGTCTGCGGTAAGGGCGTAGAACTGTCCCGAAGGTGTGTAAATCATTACGTACTGGGTGGATGCTTTGGGATTCCCCGGATTTATCACGTTGCCAAAGCCATGGTACGAGTAGAGCACGTAGCCGATTGGAGCAACAACCACCAGGAGAACTATGAGAACCACTGCGAGCCTCTTTTGATCCAATGTCAAAACCCCCAGAAAAGGGAATTAAAAGAGAAGGAAAGGCCTTCAGAGGCCAGCGAGGTACTCCATAAGGGCCTCAGCGGCAACCTTGGTCTCGTCCCTGGTGGCACCGGCGACGATGACGACGTCGTAGCCGCCAAGGGCGTCCTGGATGTACTCGATGTCGCCTGGGCTGTTGTACCAGTCAACCTTGCTGATGTTCTGCTCGACGAGCCACTTGGTAAGGCTGTTGGCAACCGGACCGCCGATGAGGATGAGGTTCGCTCCGGGGTCTTCCATGCTGACCTCGTAGTCCATGACGGTTATCGGAGCGGTGAGCGGCTTGAGCATGGTGACGTCGCCGTAGATGCCCTCAACCTTGTAGTCAGTGTCGAGGACGTCGTCGCCGACCTTGAGCTCCTTCTCGACGACCTTGCCCTCCTTCTCCTTGAGGCAGATGTAGGCGTAGGCGACGATGAAGTCTTTGTCCTCCGGGTCACCGCCGTTTCCGTTGATGTCCCAGTCGCTGTATCCAGCCTCCTCAAGCTTGACCTCGTTGAGGGTCTTCATCTCGAACTTGTAGAACAGGTTGTAGGTGCCGAAGATGTCAACCGGGTTGCCCTTGAGCTCGTCCTTGTTGGTAAGGGTTATGTTGGTTATGGTGTCGTTGTTGACGGTGTTGATGGTCATCTCCCACTCGATGCCATCGTAGGTCAGGGTGTTGCCGGTCTCCCAGCTCTGGACATCAACCCTGGCGGCAATGCTGGCTATGAGGTGGCCGTCGATACCGACGAAGGTGTCCAGCAGGGTGAGGACGACCTTTCCGTCTCCGAAGATGTCAACGTCCTGGCCCTCCTCAAGGATCTTCTGGTCGCTCTCCTGGCCGGTGACGGCGTTCTTAACGACAACAAGGGCCCTCTGGTCGATGATGCTTATGTCAAGGACGGTGACTATCCAGTCAGTACCCTCGATGGCCTGTGGCTGGCCAACCTGGTACCAGGCCTCACCCTTGTCGAGACCGGCGGTGAACTTGTTCTCACCGACGCTGAGGACGTAGAAGCTCTGGCCAAACACGGTGAAGGTGTCGCCGGCCTTCACTCCCTCGCTGTAAACCTCGGTGTCAGTGATGGTTCCATCGGCATCAGATTCATCGTCGGCGTCGCCGATGTACCAGCTGGTGCTGGTACCGGTCTCTGGATCGACACCCCACTCTGGGTAGCCGTCCAGTATAGTCTCGGTCTTCTCAACGGTGTAGTTGTAGAGGACGTAGTCAACGAAGACGGTGACGTTGCCTGGAGTGATAACTATGTCAGCATCCTTTGGTGGGTAGTCCTTATCCCACTCGCTCGGGTCCTTGGACTTGAGCTCAATGTTCTGGATGTGTATGTTCCAGTCGATGAGCTTCTCGTCACCTATCTTGTCTTGGTCCTCAATCTCGACTGTAAAGTTGTACCAGGACTTCCACTCGTTGTAAGTCATGTCGTAGGCCGCGCCAGAGTCCGCGCCGTTCCACCAGTAGTCTGCCGGGAGGTCCTCGTACTTGTAGACCCAGTCAGCTACGGCGCCGTGGGCTTCGATGGTGGTGTAGTTGTAAGCGTAGATTGTGTCCTTCCAGAGGGTCTCCGGCGGGTACTCGGCCTTGATCTTCACGTAGCCGTTCTGAATCTCGGCCTGCTCTGTGGTGTAGAGCATGCTGCCAAGGGCAACGGCAATGTCAGCGGCGCTGGCAACGTCCATAGCAGCAGCGGTACTTCCAACGACGATTTTAACGTTCGGGGTTCCATCGGCGTTAACGAAGAAGTCCTTCGGTATGTTCGGAACGGTCGGCTGAGCGCTGGCAAAGCCCATGGTGGCTCCAACCATTGCGGCACCAATTGCAAGGGCCGCGATCTTCTTCACTTTCATTTTCCCAACACCTCCTTAAGCTTGGGCTTACGCCCTGGGATGGTCTAATATGTATTGTCAATGACTTTCTACCCGGTTAGGGTATATATACTTTTCGCTTTCAGACCCTTTCTCCGCTTAAAAGAAGCTCGCTCATTGCCGTAAAAATGAAAGGGAGCTTAATTAAATGCCTATAGGCTTTTCGCCTTTTGCCGATAATATCAAGGGTTTAATTTGAACTCCGTGTTCTTCTTCTCCATGAGTTGCCTTTTCACAGGCCTTGTAACCAGCTCGTTAACGAAGCCTCCGATGTCGGTCAGAGTATTCTGGAGTTCATTGGCGGTTACGTCTATTATCTCCGGTTCCAGGATTGAGATGGCCACTGGGGCATATTTGGCAGTAAGCTGGACCAGAGTCTCGAACGGGGAGAGTAGTTCCGCCGCAA
Proteins encoded:
- a CDS encoding S-layer protein, producing the protein MKVKKIAALAIGAAMVGATMGFASAQPTVPNIPKDFFVNADGTPNVKIVVGSTAAAMDVASAADIAVALGSMLYTTEQAEIQNGYVKIKAEYPPETLWKDTIYAYNYTTIEAHGAVADWVYKYEDLPADYWWNGADSGAAYDMTYNEWKSWYNFTVEIEDQDKIGDEKLIDWNIHIQNIELKSKDPSEWDKDYPPKDADIVITPGNVTVFVDYVLYNYTVEKTETILDGYPEWGVDPETGTSTSWYIGDADDESDADGTITDTEVYSEGVKAGDTFTVFGQSFYVLSVGENKFTAGLDKGEAWYQVGQPQAIEGTDWIVTVLDISIIDQRALVVVKNAVTGQESDQKILEEGQDVDIFGDGKVVLTLLDTFVGIDGHLIASIAARVDVQSWETGNTLTYDGIEWEMTINTVNNDTITNITLTNKDELKGNPVDIFGTYNLFYKFEMKTLNEVKLEEAGYSDWDINGNGGDPEDKDFIVAYAYICLKEKEGKVVEKELKVGDDVLDTDYKVEGIYGDVTMLKPLTAPITVMDYEVSMEDPGANLILIGGPVANSLTKWLVEQNISKVDWYNSPGDIEYIQDALGGYDVVIVAGATRDETKVAAEALMEYLAGL